Proteins from a genomic interval of Lolium perenne isolate Kyuss_39 chromosome 1, Kyuss_2.0, whole genome shotgun sequence:
- the LOC139832317 gene encoding uncharacterized protein, protein MSSSTSDQCPLLLSLAAELKSVWRFLFEAFWPKVDGFLDVVEGAWTLGQIIANPFKRISAKMAATAKALTTWNDRFIGSNTKQILLANELILRLYVAMESRAFSMEERGFWKLFKRKLLGLASVERTIARHRSRITWLAGGDACTKFFHLHANHRRRKNFIAQLKVDGVLVSDHESMVVAVDSFYELLLGSALERGSSLDLDFLGVQTHDLSELEAPFFEDEVWGVIRSQELDKALGPNGFSGRCYVACSHIIKQDAMDAFRALWSGGCRGLHVANQAGFPSPQAC, encoded by the coding sequence ATGTCTTCCTCCACCTCGGATCAGTGCCCGCTGCTGCTTAGTCTGGCAGCGGAGTTGAAGTCCGTATGGCGCTTTCTTTTTGAAGCTTTCTGGCCCAAAGTGGATGGCTTTCTAGATGTGGTGGAGGGCGCTTGGACTTTGGGTCAGATCATCGCCAACCCGTTCAAGCGTATCTCGGCCAAGATGGCCGCAACAGCCAAGGCCTTGACTACCTGGAATGATCGCTTTATTGGAAGCAATACGAAGCAGATCCTGCTGGCCAATGAGTTGATCCTCCGCTTGTATGTGGCGATGGAGTCGAGGGCTTTctctatggaggagagaggcttTTGGAAGCTTTTCAAGCGGAAGCTGCTTGGGCTGGCCTCAGTGGAGCGAACAATCGCTAGGCACCGGTCGAGGATCACGTGGCTCGCGGGAGGTGATGCTTGTACCAAGTTCTTTCACTTGCATGCCAATCATCGGCGTCGGAAAAACTTCATCGCGCAGCTCAAGGTGGATGGGGTCTTGGTGTCGGACCATGAGTCTATGGTCGTGGCGGTGGATTCTTTCTATGAGCTTCTACTTGGCTCGGCGCTGGAGCGGGGGTCCTCTCTCGACTTGGACTTTCTGGGCGTCCAGACTCACGACTTGTCTGAGTTGGAGGCTCCTTTCTTCGAGGACGAGGTGTGGGGCGTGATCCGCTCCCAGGAGCTAGACAAAGCGCTAGGCCCAAATGGTTTCTCGGGTAGATGCTATGTGGCTTGTTCGCACATCATCAAGCAAGATGCCATGGATGCCTTTCGGGCCTTGTGGAGTGGAGGCTGTCGGGGGCTACATGTGGCGAACCAGGCTGGTTTCCCTTCTCCCCAAGCATGCTAA